The sequence ACTGAATGTTTGATTACAGTGCATTAGTTTCCTACCAGGCCATTTCCTTGGTCTCTTGCCGTGCTGAGGCCATCTTAATCATGTCCTTCAGAAGGGGAATCCCACCTTCTTTGATCAGCAGTGGGCAGTACTTGTCAGCTGCAAAGAAATAAGACAGGTCCTTGTGAATCTTTCCAAAAGCAGTATAAAGAgtggcaggaggggaaggatgctgctggagaagtaacaaaacttcagttttttatGGAGCCAACCCATTAAGGGTGTCTTGTCTATAAAAGTAAGGTACAAAATGACTGAGAAATAAGAGCGTGGACAGAGGGATCTAAACACTGAAGGAATTTCCTATACACTACATGTTGGTTTTAGCTTGGCTATACTGTCTGAACATTAAATTATTCAAATAAGGTTCTTGCTAACTACATAGCTAAACTAGGATAAGTTTTTCTGCTAAGAATCTTAGATCCACTGTGTGAACTTGTGCAGTGGGTGTGATATTAAAACTTACGGTAAACAGAGACCAAGTTATACAGTGCCCAGGTAGCCCAGTGCTGGCTGACAGGAGAGATCCCTTGTGGAAGAAGTCGAAGGATTGGTTCAAATGACCTGCACAGAAACATTGCACAAGTTGTTAAAAATCCAAGAACAACTTCTTTCAGCACCTTTGTCACTCAAAGCAGTACATAGTCTGAGTTCATAGATACCATAGCAGTAAATCCTTTAGCATGTTAAAGATTCTGGCATCAAAGACCAAGTCTGTGTCACATGGCAATGCTGGCAGGCTTACAGGCCCTACCATTTCAGCATAAACATGCTGTCCAAATAAACAGCCACAAGGAAGTCAGCTGATGTCTATTCTCTATCAGACATTTTATGATGACAGCTGAAACAGCACCactgagagctctgcagaaggtCCAATGCAAAATTATACCCATCCAATGCTGGCTGCTCACATGCAATAGCTGCTCTGTTTCTTATGACAACAATAACGTGTGCGTACCGTAGCTAAGGCAGTGGAATGCCATTTGTTTGGGATCCCTGCCAAGCACTATGGGAAAACAGAGCACCTGATACCCTTATAGAGGAAAAGCTTTGGAGTGTTCCACCAGCTCTATTAACCCGTTAAGAGATTTCTGGACACTCTGTCTAGATATTCTCTAAAGGAAAGTGAAAGCTACAGCAATGCATGTgactttcagaataaaacagcactgaagtggTGTAAAGGGTCTCAGAGAACACTATTGAGTCAGTCTCAGCAGACAGTCAGATCATGGGTTTCCTGAACTATACAGTTCCATCAGAAGCATGCAGGATAAATTCTGCTGTGTTCCCAGCTCCCCCCATAAGAACTGCCAGGCAAGGTATTCTATTTCAACAGTGTGTGTAACATGCTGCCTTGACTCAAAGGAAGATGTGAAACTCTCACTAAAGAATGTATTCATCAGAGCTTCTCCTTCACTCTAAGCAGAGCCTTCATGCTCAGCTGtgtctctttccttttgcctgTTGGCGTTTGCTTTCTGTGACAATCCTGGCTCCAGGTAAATTGGCCaaacttctctgtttctcacCTGTAATTGATATTTCTTCTGGAGTTGATGTCCCAGCTCTGGATGGCTGCCCACATCCTCTTTACAACTTCCTCCCGATGGGGCTCACATATACCCCAAGCCTCCGGACCATCAAACATGATATGGGAGAGCACACCGCAGGCATTATAGGATACCTCAATcccatctgctttgctttccagcagATTGCTGccaagagagaagaaatcattTACAGGTGCCAGAATAACCATATTCAGCatcttacaaaaacaaaaaccatcacGTCTTTAATCTACAATCAGAGAGGATTATTGAGGAAAATATCTCCAGCCTGAAACAGGAGTTGTGACCTTCAGAGATAACAGCTTTTCAGTGGCATTAACATCACAACCAAACCCTTACAGTCCAATGCATTCACAAAGGTAtcttattatttccttttagcTTTTTTTGAATGATGAAAAACCCCAATCTGATGCATCAGAAGCTGAAAACTCTCCAGGTGACATGGGAGCAGAGCTCCAGAGCACCCCCCTgcctcagcccagctgtgtGTTAGCTCAGCACTCACCTGAACACACTGATGAACTGGGAGGTCATGAGCTGAGGACGGAGTTCCCTGACCTCAGCCACATTGCCCAGGAGGCCCAACATATTGCGATGCAGCTCCTGTTTCTCTGGGAACTCCTAAGAAATCAAGATATAGGATTATACAGTAGCAGAGACATAGCGACAATAAGAATGGGAAACTATGCAGAAAGCACATCTAGAAAGGATGAAGATTTTTGGGTAGCTACCAGTGGTTTTTTAGTAGATTTCTAATGGCATATCTAGCATTCAAGATATGTGTGATATGAGAAAATCAAGGCTGGAGTCTGTCATTCACTGCTGCCCTGCTTAAGGAAGACTGTGTACAAGataggaaaaaggaagatgtgCTGAGTTTAAGTTTCTCTGTTCTGGTTGGGTGGCTGGATCAGAGCAAGAATGAAACATGCAACCTTTTTCCATTTATGCAATATAGGAAGTATTGCTTATGAGTTAGCTTAACTATTTTCGTCTCCACTGCTAACGTCAGCATTCATCTAGAGGAAACCAGCCTTACTTACTTTCAAGCACTCCAAGAACAGTTTCATACCGCTGTAGTTGAGGAACATCTCACAGTTGTCAGGAGTCTCATCAGTAATATTCCAGAGGGCGCTCCATGAGAACTCCATCACCTGATCGCACTGTAAAGATGAAGAAACAGCTTTGCTAATGTAAGAGCCTCCAACACCACCCCAGATAACCTCAGAGGTAAGAAAATCTTATTATTTACTTTCAACTTGTTTGCaagtgggtttttgtttttaaattatttttgcctCCCTGCCATGTTTGTCCCTTCAGCCCTCACCTCTGTGACAGCAAATTCTGCAGTGCCAGCTGGGATGTCCCATATTAGGTAGAGAAGCTGGGCTGGCACTTCAGACTATCTCTATGCTTAAGTCAGAGTAAAGAAAATACGATGTATACATTTTAGCGGGTAACACTCACCGTTTTATCAGCCAGCTTCTTCTGAATCAATTTTAGCATTGTCTGTGGGCAGAGGAAGGGGAACAGTGAGAACAGTTCAAGAATCACAGGGCTCAAAGCAACATGTCACAGTCCCTGTACTGCTGGGTTTGTAGTCAATGTCTGGAATGTGGTGTAACTGCAACAAAGCAGCGGCCCCTGCAGTTTTTTGAAAGGGGTGAGATATGCATTGATGTAAGTTGGAAATCTGATGCAAGTTCAGGGAGATGCAGAAGGAGAGAGTCAAAAGGTTTTACGAGTTCTGGAAAGTGGTGAAGGTGTGTCAGGTCACACTGCTTTCATGGACAGCCTGTCACTGAGACCATGACTTCTAGTGTTGGCAAGCCAGTAAAAAATGCCACATGGAGGGACAGGGTTCAGGATAGGTTAGTCTTGCTGGAACAATAGCTCCCTTTTGTGATAACGGTAAGCTTGGTTCACTGCCTGGATGAGTTTGGTGACTGGCTGCAAGGAAATGGTGGTAGCCTGGGTTAAGGATAAGAAGACACCTTGGGACCATACCAACCATGACAAAACCCATCTTGCCCACAGCTTCTTTATGATCGTTGTCCACCTGGCAGACCAGAGCATTACAGAGGTGCACAGCAATACGCTGGATAGACTCATCCTGCCGGCTCTGGTTGAGGatgttcagcagcagctcatttACTCGGCGGTACTGGAACTCCAGCTCCTCAGGAATGCTGAAGTTACACAGTGTCAGGCAGCAGTTCCGCTGTACCTGGGTAAGGAAGCAAATGCTGCACCAAGTGGCAAGGAAAACATGACCTAATTGCCTTGTGTTCCTTTGATGCTTGGTATTGAAACCACCGCAGTAGTGTTTGACTACTACAGTTTGCTACCCTCCTCCCTAGAACCTTGCTTTAGCTATGATCTCAGTAGGTTCTTCTTCCTTACTGTCGCTATGGTCTCAAGTGGCCACTCAATCACCCAGTGTGTATCACTTTCTAAGCCAGTTTTTCACTGTCtatatataaactatatatataaatacatatatacatatatgaatataaatacatatgtaaatatacataaaCTTATGTATAAGGCTTATAAGACACAAATCCTAACACCAGGCTAAAGATGTAACACAGGGAAAGAGAACTATGGGAGCCAAAGCAAGCTGGGCAGCTCTTACTGTGACTTCCTGGTAGGACTCCATGCCATTCAGCACCACCTGGATGACCTGGCGTCGCAGCTTTATGCTCTGCTCCATGCGGTACTCGGAGTTGGTCAGGTAAAACAGCGCAGCACTGCCTGTCACCTGGATGTTTTTGTCATCCTTGTGGCACTTGAGGGCTGTGATCACCAGCTGCAAGGAAGGAATGTGAAGCTTCAGTGCCACTGTCTTTCTGTTGAGTCTTGGACTGACAGTTATGGCTGTGTGTGGTAAAGGCTGTTACAAGGCTGCAAGGAATGCACAGCTCAGGTGCTGCAGGAAGATGCTCTTGAGGCGAAGGTGCTTAGCTCCACCATACTACTGGAACTTCCTCCACAATTATGTGGCTTCTAAGGTTGAAGGAATGGCTGGGGCTGCAAAATTTCCCTTATAAGTGTGAGGTAAATGCTCACATGGTGCTTACCTGGAGGGCTCGCAGCAGCTGGCTGCAACGCTCAATACGGGCAATGTCAAAAAGGAGGTTGATGGCACGAGAAGTGATTTCTGGCCGGTGTTCAGTGTAAGCCTCAATAGCATTCAGAACTTGCTCTTCGTTCTTGTCTCCACTCACCTGGTATGGAGGAACAAGAGAcagggaagaaagaatgaagaaagcaagctgGTGTGAGAACTCCAGGGCAGGCCTGGAAGGCCAGAGGGTGCACCTGTCCTCTGTCCTGTTTGTAGGATTAGGCCCATGATGGGAGCAAAGAAGCTGAGTCACTTCTCAGCCCAGAAGGacacaaaatgttctttctggTAATCACAGACATCCTGGTCCTTCACTCAGGATGATTTTTTCAGGCCTTTCTCTAAGAGGCATTTGAtggttctttgttgttttggtttctttagCACTTGTAAAAACTGTGTGAGCTATGGGTCTTGCCTTCTGACTGCTCTCCTGTGTTATCAAGTAGCTGCTGAAAGGTGAGAGCTAAATTGTCCCACACAAAACCCTAAGAACTCTGCTCTAATCACAGGCAGTTCTCTGAACTTCTACCAAGTTCCTACTGCCCGTATTCTGACACCCTCATTACCTTATAGGCTGGAATATGCGTCAGGCGGCACAGAGATGTTTCAAAAAGGCCCAAGAATTGGAGTGGTCGTTTCAAACCCCGGAAGGGAGCaatgctgctctttgctggctcgatgctgaggaaagaaagagatgacTCATGTTGGTACCCTGCCTCTCCAGGCTAGCTAATCCACGCAGACCTCAGTAAGTGCTGTTTCCTTACCTTGTCTGGCCCATCTTCTCTTCCATGTTTGGGATAGTGCAGTTCTCCAGCATAGTGTGCCCTGAGATATCGAGCGAGGTGAGGTTTACCAAGTTTTCCACAAACAGGTTTAGAACCCGGCGGGTCAGCTTGAATTTATAGTAACTGGACAGATGGTCTCGAGAGATATCCAAGTGTCTGCAAAtgacagagagcagctcagagccTGGAAAGCATCAACTGGGGCTTCTGTGGCTGTGCCAAGGGAAAATGACAAGCAGAGTGCGGTAGTGATTGTTATTTCCTTCCTAAGGTACAGGAATGTGGTTCTGTAGGATCAGGCAGCAGGATCTGGCCTTGTGTCTAACAGAATCACACAGTTATCTGGCAGAGGTCTACTTAAAATGGAGCACAGTGAGTCATTTGGCTATACCATCACAAAGGAAATTGCTCTAGGCTCAGTAACTGCCTTTCCCAAGCTCCATCAAAGCAGCCACCTGAGCATTTCTGCCTGGTGATTGAGATGCACCAGAGGATCTTTGCATTCCCAGGAACATCTGTTGCTTCATCCCACAAATTAACTGACACAAGTTTTTGTCTGCGTTCccaatctctttttttttttttcctgccccaGGCTATTATTCTCTAATTATTTCATGTATCTTCAGATATTTAAATGCTTAAGCTCTGGGGAAACCCCTGAAGCTGTGGAAGTTGTGGGAGAATCTCACTGGCTATAACGTGCAAGTGTCCCTTACAGGACAGAGCCTGCTCTTGTCTGCCAAGCAAAGATCCTTAGGGAGAAACTAAACTGCCTAAGACAGGAGCCAACATCATACCTACAGAAGTATCTTCTGCATATTATAGACCAAGAGTCACTGCAAATCAGCAGGAGCTGAAGTCACTTGGATTTAGCCAGTGTTACCCAGGAGGCTGGCTGACACTCCGAGGTCAGACATTAACGTGGTACCCCCTAGTGTCTGCGGGCTGCACAGACAGCACTAAATCACTGCAGACTATCCTTCATGTGAATGGTAAGGCCTTTCTTTTTGACTGAGATAGTCCTGTATCCTTTTTCTGATACCACTGTGCAGTCCGAACAGTGACTGTCTCAGTTCTGTGTCAGGAAGTCGTTCTGCTGTCCATGCTGTCAGCTCAGGAGGGTCTATTTCTTtgcactgtttctttccttgattGTGCCATGCATATACAGTGCACTTACACAGTGTGCAGTGAGCAGATGCTCTGAGCTGCGAGTTTGTTCTGGTTTTACCTCAGAGCAAAGTTTAAACTCTGGATGTTCCTGTTTAACAATTGTTTTGAAGGACTGAATTTCAGTATGATTACCACTATACCATTACCTGTGTACACCTATAGCCACTTTTTTGCCATCTCTTGGGTgttctgctggttttcttttgtttgttgggGGGTACAGTGGAAGGGAagctctctgtgtgtgtgtatttatttttgcaaagaaaactcGGTCTGGCTTTAACCACGTCAGAGGGGCAGTGAGTGGCCTGTTTGTGGGATGTTTATAAGCTGAAGCCAGCAGTGGATGGCTTTCTGTGAAAAGGCATTAACTTCAGAAGTTAACCCCTTTCCTAACAGACCTGCGTGGTTCCTATCAGCGGGGAAAATGACAAATAAGGAAGATCTGCTGACCTGAGCTTGTGAAGCTGCGCAATCACTTGGATGTGCTCCTCTGAAAGGTCCATGTTGTAAAGCACTAAGGAAACCAGACTGTCCTTCCACCGTGTCAGAAATCCCACATCGTTCAGCTGGATCCCAGAGAGATCAAGAGCAGCAAGGGAGGTCAAAGGCCGAAGCAACGTCTCTACATTGACCCCTTCAATCAAGCGGCCCAGATTCAGGAAGCGCAAGCGGCTGAAGCCTTCGAAAGTAAAGTCCTTGACCAAAACCTGGCGAGTGGGGTTCACCAGACAGTCGTCTTCACAGCCTCCGGGGTTCTCTTCCTCATAGAAGATATTGCAGCATCCAAAGAGGCTAAGGGAAATAAGCGTGTGGCTGAAGCTCACCAAAGTCTGCAAACTCTTGGCTGTCAGCTTCTCGCAGTTAGTCAGGTAGAGCTCAACGAGATCCTGGAAGATGGGAAATTAAATGGTAAGAAGAATTTCAAAGGTAGAGTGCCCACCCTGTTCCATACAACATCTCTCAGGGACAGCCTGAGAACCTATACCACCAAACTTGACCAgtatccccatcccattccctaCAGCAGCTTTAGGAGCTGAGGAGGGAGATGCTGAGCTTCTCCCAGAGAAACCTGTATGGTGAAGGACAGTATCTTGGGAATTTCTGGGATTCTGGCTGGTCCCCATGCAACAGTGCTGCCATGTGAAATGGCAGCTGGAAGCTGTCACTGCAATGCCACCTGCTTCCTGATGGCCTCCAGGTCCTGGTCCTGCACGATCTGTTCCCGCAAGTGGATCCGAGCTAGCCTGGTGCTCCGTGGATCTGAGAAGAGGGTGAAGAAGCTTTCATGGGGTTCGAAGATGCTGTCTGTCTTCACCAATTCCACATACCTGTATCGGGGCAATGGTGTTAGCACAGCACAACAGAAGACAAAGGCTCAGCTACAGCTCTGGCACCTCTCCTGGCTCTGGCAAGATGTTACTGAGCACATGAGCACAGACTCCCTCCTGGACTATTAGCTCTCCCTCTGCAACACTCACAGTCCTTAGGAAAATCTAAGGCAAAGATTTGTGCAAGGTCATGTGTTTATTTCTGAGCAAACTGGATTCTGGCAAGCACAGACTCTAGAATTTTTCTCTCAGTGCTGTTTAAAGCTATTAACTTGATTttccatttaagaaaaaaatcagctgggCAGTTTTCTGCCACACATTGTAAGCAAAGGTTCAGCCAAAGGAAACTGTAATAGCCAAATGATAAAGCCCTGGGAGCAGATTGCTTTGTAAAGCTATGGGAGTAGCAGCATTAAAATGCATCATCTGTTAGCACTTTGTacccttatttttctgttttgagagAGAGATGTAATGCTTCAGTGGTGGGAAATAGGAGGGCTCCTTTATTGCTTACTGATGTTCTTGGAAGAAGCAGGGACTGTTCATTTCACTCTGGGTTTACCTATATGGAAATGGTGACTGGTGGGATACAATAACTTCCTTCTGAAGTTCATGCAAATCCTTACTTCCAATATGAGGCTCATCAGAAATAAACCCCAGCCCTATGAATTCCTCctcattattttccttgtatCCTTTCCATCACTTCTTTAGAAAACTACGATTCCTCCTTCCCTAAGTTCCCAACTCCCATCCAAACCAGACAACAGCTCCTCCATGGGCCCAGACGTACTCGTTGACGAGTTTGTCACAGATCTCGCTTGGCAAGAAAATGTCGGGATGGAGACGGAGGGTTTCATTGTCCAGTAAGTAGCAGAGAGTCCCCTCCAAGTTGCGAAGGCAGAAATCTGTGCACAAGGTCATGAGTGACTCCGGGCTGTCGGATGCCATCTTCAGGGAAGCAGCGGGGaggggaaaacagaaggaagcttTTGATTCAGAAGATCTTCTCCTCAAATGAAATCCCAGGGTGAATTTACAGGGACATCAGGGCAGCTATaagtggaggagaaaaaaaggatgcaTTAAGAAAGGCGCATTGGAAAGcatgctgcaaagctgc is a genomic window of Coturnix japonica isolate 7356 chromosome 17, Coturnix japonica 2.1, whole genome shotgun sequence containing:
- the ZER1 gene encoding protein zer-1 homolog, with the protein product MASDSPESLMTLCTDFCLRNLEGTLCYLLDNETLRLHPDIFLPSEICDKLVNEYVELVKTDSIFEPHESFFTLFSDPRSTRLARIHLREQIVQDQDLEAIRKQDLVELYLTNCEKLTAKSLQTLVSFSHTLISLSLFGCCNIFYEEENPGGCEDDCLVNPTRQVLVKDFTFEGFSRLRFLNLGRLIEGVNVETLLRPLTSLAALDLSGIQLNDVGFLTRWKDSLVSLVLYNMDLSEEHIQVIAQLHKLRHLDISRDHLSSYYKFKLTRRVLNLFVENLVNLTSLDISGHTMLENCTIPNMEEKMGQTSIEPAKSSIAPFRGLKRPLQFLGLFETSLCRLTHIPAYKVSGDKNEEQVLNAIEAYTEHRPEITSRAINLLFDIARIERCSQLLRALQLVITALKCHKDDKNIQVTGSAALFYLTNSEYRMEQSIKLRRQVIQVVLNGMESYQEVTVQRNCCLTLCNFSIPEELEFQYRRVNELLLNILNQSRQDESIQRIAVHLCNALVCQVDNDHKEAVGKMGFVMTMLKLIQKKLADKTCDQVMEFSWSALWNITDETPDNCEMFLNYSGMKLFLECLKEFPEKQELHRNMLGLLGNVAEVRELRPQLMTSQFISVFSNLLESKADGIEVSYNACGVLSHIMFDGPEAWGICEPHREEVVKRMWAAIQSWDINSRRNINYRSFEPILRLLPQGISPVSQHWATWALYNLVSVYPDKYCPLLIKEGGIPLLKDMIKMASARQETKEMAWKVIEHCSNFKEENMDTSR